A genomic window from Betta splendens chromosome 24, fBetSpl5.4, whole genome shotgun sequence includes:
- the ppp1r13bb gene encoding protein phosphatase 1, regulatory subunit 13Bb isoform X1: protein MKRFVTLVLRGLVSISKENPIWAKEHHRPAKKEIRRKRRAVKRAKTMGRRNLVRGMILTVYLSDGEQAVTEVPITPETTCRDVVEFCKEPGESGCHLAEVWRGNERAIPFEHMMYEHLQKWGPRKQEVKFFLRHEDSPTESSDQGSQQSQDQTSRRSGNTGEKHNENGVGNQRVELTLSELQEMANRQQQQIEAQQQMLVAKEQRLRYLKQQERRQQQTVSEADKLQRLKDRVESQEAKLKKIRAMRGQVDYSKVINGNLSAEIEQVSGLFQEKQAELQAAVLRVEQLSLQLEDLRRGKLNGIQTALGGQVTGTAALELRKLYQELQIRNKLNQEQNSKLQQQKELLNKRNMEVTLMDKRISELRERLYKKKAEARQKENLPLNRANGPPSPQPAPGTLGRVAAVGPYIQVPVPGRQEGSYNIPPDPLKPQTLGVNNQSNHGRPKSDGVRKPPGPWKVSDLDIVVDPVPPPLPESHPGASTGSDGTSPNEASWSTLGKSGSTLKTPERRDSGTDTQAKSPSGSPVTPSADKVLDPKMAISSPAISKPQPPPYGSHLTSASSASSLDRRKDAPPPPRPLPNPPAPAWPRTSPSTGSSSQQIQQRISVPPSPTFQPNPPLFPPGLSERLDPPPAVAVRPFMPDRGSRPQSPRKGPPTVNSSSIYHMYLQQAAPKSQPLKPALKAVYGKPVLPSSSTPPSPLPYAQTGAFPMLQGHPSGEDTLDGEFDDHEGFPHLEPSAPPPSVENIPRPLSPTKLTPMVHSPLRYQSDIDLEVLRKKLANAPRPLKKRSSITEPEGPSGPNIQKLLYQRFNTLAGGIEGNGVSGSGGGSGAGSGMPFYQPANPPGYLGGDSVADTDNGNLPSDLLLPAPPVAEELGSEAAPPSTDANDNEPLPLAAEGLGDPSEDEGPEEEEEDDDDDDDDDNNNNVGNSELLLPSPVLEVSTPEESGLVGSQALEKRTNLKKPNSERTGHGFRVKFNPLALLLDASLEGEFDLVQRIIYEVENPSTPNDEGITPLHNAVCAGHHHIVKFLLDFGVNVNAADSDGWTPLHCAASCNSVHLCKLLVESGAAIFASTISDVETAADKCEEMEEGYIQCSQFLYGVQEKLGVMNKGTVYTLWDYEAQNQDELSFSEGDAITILRRQDDSETEWWWARLEDNEGYVPRNLLGLYPRIKPRQRSLA from the exons ATGAAGAGGTTTGTGACTCTAGTGTTGCGTGGCCTCGTTAGCATCTCCAAGGAGAACCCTATTTGGGCAAAGGAGCACCACCGGCCAGCAAAGAAGGAGatcaggaggaagcggagggcaGTCAAGAGAGCCAAGACCATGGGCAGGCGCAACTTAGTGAGGGGG aTGATATTAACGGTGTACCTCAGTGATGGGGAACAGGCTGTGACTGAGGTGCCAATCACCCCCGAGACAACGTGCCGTGATGTTGTCGAGTTCTGCAAGGAGCCTGGTGAGAGCGGCTGCCACCTGGCTGAGGTCTGGAGAGGCAACG AGCGTGCAATCCCTTTTGAGCATATGATGTATGAACATTTGCAAAAATGGGGCCCTCGTAAGCAAGAGGTCAAGTTCTTCCTCCGCCATGAAGACTCACCTACTGAGAGCAGTGATCAAG GGAGTCAGCAGTCTCAGGATCAGACGAGTCGCAGAAGTGgaaacactggagagaagcaCAATGAGAATGGG GTGGGGAATCAGCGCGTTGAGCTCACGCTGTCAGAGCTGCAAGAGATGGCCAatcggcagcagcagcaaatcgAGGCTCAGCAGCAGATGCTTGTTGCAAAG GAGCAACGTTTGCGGTacctgaagcagcaggagcggcGTCAGCAGCAAACGGTGTCTGAGGCCGACAAGCTGCAGAGGCTAAAGGACCGTGTGGAGAGCCAGGAGGCGAAGCTCAAAAAGATTCGGGCAATGAGAGGCCAGGTGGACTACAGCAAGGTCATCAACGGCAACTTGT CGGCAGAGATCGAGCAAGTTAGCGGCCTGTTCCAAGAGAAGCAGGCAGAGTTGCAGGCCGCTGTGCTGAGGGtagagcagctcagcctgcagctggaggaccTGCGCAGAGGAAAGCTTAACGGCATACAGACAGCCCTGGGAGGACAAGTGACTGGCACCGCTGCTTTAGAGCTGCGGAAACTCTACCAGGAGCTCCAG ATCCGGAACAAGTTGAACCAGGAGCAAAACAGcaagctgcagcaacagaaGGAGCTACTGAACAAGCGCAACATGGAAGTGACACTCATGGACAAGCGAATCAGCGAGCTGCGGGAACGCCTATATAAGAAAAAAGCTGAGGCACGTCAAAAAGAGAACCTCCCT CTAAACAGGGCCAATGGGCCTCCCTCTCCCCAGCCCGCCCCTGGGACCCTGGGCCGGGTTGCTGCTGTTGGGCCATACATCCAAGTTCCTGTACCGGGCcgacaggagggaagctacaatATACCACCTGATCCACTGAAGCCCCAGACGCTGGGCGTGAATAATCAATCCAACCATGGCCGCCCCAAGTCAG ACGGTGTGCGAAAGCCTCCCGGCCCTTGGAAGGTGTCTGATTTAGACATCGTTGTGGACCCGGTACCCCCGCCCCTTCCAGAATCGCACCCCGGAGCCTCCACTGGCTCTGACGGCACGTCCC CTAATGAAGCTAGTTGGTCTACCTTAGGCAAAAGCGGATCAACACTTAAGACTCCAGAGAGAAGAGACTCAGGGACTGATACCCAGGCAAAGAGTCCCTCAGGCTCCCCTGTCACTCCAAGTGCAGACAag GTGCTAGATCCCAAAATGGCCATATCTTCCCCCGCCATATCTAAGCCACAGCCACCTCCCTATGGCTCCCACCTTACCTCTGCAAGCTCAGCAAGCTCTTTGGATCGTCGCAAGGatgcccctcctccccctcgcccACTTCCAAACCCGCCAGCTCCTGCTTGGCCCCGTACTTCCCCATCCACAGGCTCATCCTCGCAGCAGATTCAACAGCGTATCTCTGTGCCGCCAAGCCCCACCTTCCAGCCTAATCCACCGCTTTTCCCTCCGGGGCTGAGCGAGCGACTGGACCCCCCCCCAGCTGTGGCAGTACGCCCCTTCATGCCAGACAGAGGGTCACGACCTCAGTCGCCCCGTAAGGGCCCGCCTACCGTGAACTCAAGCTCCATCTATCACATGTACCTCCAGCAGGCAGCGCCAAAAAGCCAGCCCCTCAAGCCAGCTCTGAAAGCAG TATATGGGAAACCTGTTCTCCCCTCCAGTTCAACTCCCCCATCACCTCTGCCATACGCTCAGACAGGAGCCTTCCCAATGCTCCAAGGCCACCCCAGTGGTGAGGACACTTTAGATGGAGAATTTGATGATCATGAGGGCTTCCCTCACCTGGAGCCATCGGCACCGCCTCCCAGCGTAGAGAACATCCCCAGACCACTCAGTCCGACTAAGCTAACACCTATGGTACACTCCCCTCTGCGCTACCAAAGTGACATTGATCTTGAGGTGCTCCGTAAAAAGCTGGCCAATGCCCCAAGACCCCTCAAGAAGCGTAGCTCCATAACAGAACCAGAAGGCCCAAGTGGACCCAACATCCAAAAGCTGCTTTACCAGAGATTCAACACTTTAGCGGGAGGTATAGAGGGAAATGGAGTCAGTGGGTCCGGAGGTGGAAGTGGCGCAGGTAGCGGAATGCCATTTTATCAGCCTGCAAATCCTCCTGGATATCTGGGAGGTGACTCTGTTGCTGACACAGACAATGGCAACCTGCCCTCTGACTTGCTCCTGCCAGCACCACCAGTGGCGGAGGAGCTGGGCTCTGAGGCGGCACCCCCATCTACTGACGCTAATGACAATGAGCCGCTGCCCTTAGCAGCAGAAGGGCTAGGGGACCCCTCTGAAGATGAAggacctgaggaggaggaggaggatgatgatgatgacgatgatgatgacaacaacaacaatgttgGGAACTCTGAGTTGCTGCTTCCCAGCCCTGTGCTGGAGGTCTCCACTCCAGAAGAAAGCGGCCTAGTAGGCTCACAGGCACTG GAGAAACGCACAAACTTGAAGAAGCCAAACTCTGAGCGCACTGGCCATGGCTTTCGAGTGAAATTCAACCCTCTGGCCCTTCTACTGGATGCTTCATTGGAGGGGGAATTTGACCTTGTCCAGAGGATAATCTATGAG gtggAGAATCCAAGCACTCCCAATGATGAAGGCATCACACCTCTTCACAATGCGGTGTGTGCAGGTCATCATCACATAGTCAAGTTCCTGCTGGATTTTGGTGTGAATGTCAATGCagcagacagtgatggatg GACTCCACTTCACTGTGCCGCCTCCTGTAACAGTGTTCATTTGTGCAAGTTGTTGGTTGAGTCAGGAGCAGCCATATTTGCCAGCACCATTAGTGATGTGGAAACTGCTGCAGATAAATGCGAAGAGATGGAAGAGGGCTACATTCAGTGCTCCCAGTTCCTTTATG GTGTTCAGGAGAAGTTGGGTGTAATGAACAAGGGGACAGTTTACACTCTGTGGGATTATGAAGCTCAGAACCAGGACGAGCTGTCATTCAGCGAGGGGGATGCCATCACCATCCTGCGACGGCAGGACGACAGTGAAACGGAGTGGTGGTGGGCTCGACTCGAGGACAATGAGGGCTACGTGCCTCGTAACCTGTTGGGG CTCTATCCTAGGATCAAGCCTCGCCAGCGCTCCCTGGCATAG
- the ppp1r13bb gene encoding protein phosphatase 1, regulatory subunit 13Bb isoform X3: protein MKRFVTLVLRGLVSISKENPIWAKEHHRPAKKEIRRKRRAVKRAKTMGRRNLVRGMILTVYLSDGEQAVTEVPITPETTCRDVVEFCKEPGESGCHLAEVWRGNERAIPFEHMMYEHLQKWGPRKQEVKFFLRHEDSPTESSDQGSQQSQDQTSRRSGNTGEKHNENGVGNQRVELTLSELQEMANRQQQQIEAQQQMLVAKEQRLRYLKQQERRQQQTVSEADKLQRLKDRVESQEAKLKKIRAMRGQVDYSKVINGNLSAEIEQVSGLFQEKQAELQAAVLRVEQLSLQLEDLRRGKLNGIQTALGGQVTGTAALELRKLYQELQIRNKLNQEQNSKLQQQKELLNKRNMEVTLMDKRISELRERLYKKKAEARQKENLPLNRANGPPSPQPAPGTLGRVAAVGPYIQVPVPGRQEGSYNIPPDPLKPQTLGVNNQSNHGRPKSANEASWSTLGKSGSTLKTPERRDSGTDTQAKSPSGSPVTPSADKVLDPKMAISSPAISKPQPPPYGSHLTSASSASSLDRRKDAPPPPRPLPNPPAPAWPRTSPSTGSSSQQIQQRISVPPSPTFQPNPPLFPPGLSERLDPPPAVAVRPFMPDRGSRPQSPRKGPPTVNSSSIYHMYLQQAAPKSQPLKPALKAVYGKPVLPSSSTPPSPLPYAQTGAFPMLQGHPSGEDTLDGEFDDHEGFPHLEPSAPPPSVENIPRPLSPTKLTPMVHSPLRYQSDIDLEVLRKKLANAPRPLKKRSSITEPEGPSGPNIQKLLYQRFNTLAGGIEGNGVSGSGGGSGAGSGMPFYQPANPPGYLGGDSVADTDNGNLPSDLLLPAPPVAEELGSEAAPPSTDANDNEPLPLAAEGLGDPSEDEGPEEEEEDDDDDDDDDNNNNVGNSELLLPSPVLEVSTPEESGLVGSQALEKRTNLKKPNSERTGHGFRVKFNPLALLLDASLEGEFDLVQRIIYEVENPSTPNDEGITPLHNAVCAGHHHIVKFLLDFGVNVNAADSDGWTPLHCAASCNSVHLCKLLVESGAAIFASTISDVETAADKCEEMEEGYIQCSQFLYGVQEKLGVMNKGTVYTLWDYEAQNQDELSFSEGDAITILRRQDDSETEWWWARLEDNEGYVPRNLLGLYPRIKPRQRSLA from the exons ATGAAGAGGTTTGTGACTCTAGTGTTGCGTGGCCTCGTTAGCATCTCCAAGGAGAACCCTATTTGGGCAAAGGAGCACCACCGGCCAGCAAAGAAGGAGatcaggaggaagcggagggcaGTCAAGAGAGCCAAGACCATGGGCAGGCGCAACTTAGTGAGGGGG aTGATATTAACGGTGTACCTCAGTGATGGGGAACAGGCTGTGACTGAGGTGCCAATCACCCCCGAGACAACGTGCCGTGATGTTGTCGAGTTCTGCAAGGAGCCTGGTGAGAGCGGCTGCCACCTGGCTGAGGTCTGGAGAGGCAACG AGCGTGCAATCCCTTTTGAGCATATGATGTATGAACATTTGCAAAAATGGGGCCCTCGTAAGCAAGAGGTCAAGTTCTTCCTCCGCCATGAAGACTCACCTACTGAGAGCAGTGATCAAG GGAGTCAGCAGTCTCAGGATCAGACGAGTCGCAGAAGTGgaaacactggagagaagcaCAATGAGAATGGG GTGGGGAATCAGCGCGTTGAGCTCACGCTGTCAGAGCTGCAAGAGATGGCCAatcggcagcagcagcaaatcgAGGCTCAGCAGCAGATGCTTGTTGCAAAG GAGCAACGTTTGCGGTacctgaagcagcaggagcggcGTCAGCAGCAAACGGTGTCTGAGGCCGACAAGCTGCAGAGGCTAAAGGACCGTGTGGAGAGCCAGGAGGCGAAGCTCAAAAAGATTCGGGCAATGAGAGGCCAGGTGGACTACAGCAAGGTCATCAACGGCAACTTGT CGGCAGAGATCGAGCAAGTTAGCGGCCTGTTCCAAGAGAAGCAGGCAGAGTTGCAGGCCGCTGTGCTGAGGGtagagcagctcagcctgcagctggaggaccTGCGCAGAGGAAAGCTTAACGGCATACAGACAGCCCTGGGAGGACAAGTGACTGGCACCGCTGCTTTAGAGCTGCGGAAACTCTACCAGGAGCTCCAG ATCCGGAACAAGTTGAACCAGGAGCAAAACAGcaagctgcagcaacagaaGGAGCTACTGAACAAGCGCAACATGGAAGTGACACTCATGGACAAGCGAATCAGCGAGCTGCGGGAACGCCTATATAAGAAAAAAGCTGAGGCACGTCAAAAAGAGAACCTCCCT CTAAACAGGGCCAATGGGCCTCCCTCTCCCCAGCCCGCCCCTGGGACCCTGGGCCGGGTTGCTGCTGTTGGGCCATACATCCAAGTTCCTGTACCGGGCcgacaggagggaagctacaatATACCACCTGATCCACTGAAGCCCCAGACGCTGGGCGTGAATAATCAATCCAACCATGGCCGCCCCAAGTCAG CTAATGAAGCTAGTTGGTCTACCTTAGGCAAAAGCGGATCAACACTTAAGACTCCAGAGAGAAGAGACTCAGGGACTGATACCCAGGCAAAGAGTCCCTCAGGCTCCCCTGTCACTCCAAGTGCAGACAag GTGCTAGATCCCAAAATGGCCATATCTTCCCCCGCCATATCTAAGCCACAGCCACCTCCCTATGGCTCCCACCTTACCTCTGCAAGCTCAGCAAGCTCTTTGGATCGTCGCAAGGatgcccctcctccccctcgcccACTTCCAAACCCGCCAGCTCCTGCTTGGCCCCGTACTTCCCCATCCACAGGCTCATCCTCGCAGCAGATTCAACAGCGTATCTCTGTGCCGCCAAGCCCCACCTTCCAGCCTAATCCACCGCTTTTCCCTCCGGGGCTGAGCGAGCGACTGGACCCCCCCCCAGCTGTGGCAGTACGCCCCTTCATGCCAGACAGAGGGTCACGACCTCAGTCGCCCCGTAAGGGCCCGCCTACCGTGAACTCAAGCTCCATCTATCACATGTACCTCCAGCAGGCAGCGCCAAAAAGCCAGCCCCTCAAGCCAGCTCTGAAAGCAG TATATGGGAAACCTGTTCTCCCCTCCAGTTCAACTCCCCCATCACCTCTGCCATACGCTCAGACAGGAGCCTTCCCAATGCTCCAAGGCCACCCCAGTGGTGAGGACACTTTAGATGGAGAATTTGATGATCATGAGGGCTTCCCTCACCTGGAGCCATCGGCACCGCCTCCCAGCGTAGAGAACATCCCCAGACCACTCAGTCCGACTAAGCTAACACCTATGGTACACTCCCCTCTGCGCTACCAAAGTGACATTGATCTTGAGGTGCTCCGTAAAAAGCTGGCCAATGCCCCAAGACCCCTCAAGAAGCGTAGCTCCATAACAGAACCAGAAGGCCCAAGTGGACCCAACATCCAAAAGCTGCTTTACCAGAGATTCAACACTTTAGCGGGAGGTATAGAGGGAAATGGAGTCAGTGGGTCCGGAGGTGGAAGTGGCGCAGGTAGCGGAATGCCATTTTATCAGCCTGCAAATCCTCCTGGATATCTGGGAGGTGACTCTGTTGCTGACACAGACAATGGCAACCTGCCCTCTGACTTGCTCCTGCCAGCACCACCAGTGGCGGAGGAGCTGGGCTCTGAGGCGGCACCCCCATCTACTGACGCTAATGACAATGAGCCGCTGCCCTTAGCAGCAGAAGGGCTAGGGGACCCCTCTGAAGATGAAggacctgaggaggaggaggaggatgatgatgatgacgatgatgatgacaacaacaacaatgttgGGAACTCTGAGTTGCTGCTTCCCAGCCCTGTGCTGGAGGTCTCCACTCCAGAAGAAAGCGGCCTAGTAGGCTCACAGGCACTG GAGAAACGCACAAACTTGAAGAAGCCAAACTCTGAGCGCACTGGCCATGGCTTTCGAGTGAAATTCAACCCTCTGGCCCTTCTACTGGATGCTTCATTGGAGGGGGAATTTGACCTTGTCCAGAGGATAATCTATGAG gtggAGAATCCAAGCACTCCCAATGATGAAGGCATCACACCTCTTCACAATGCGGTGTGTGCAGGTCATCATCACATAGTCAAGTTCCTGCTGGATTTTGGTGTGAATGTCAATGCagcagacagtgatggatg GACTCCACTTCACTGTGCCGCCTCCTGTAACAGTGTTCATTTGTGCAAGTTGTTGGTTGAGTCAGGAGCAGCCATATTTGCCAGCACCATTAGTGATGTGGAAACTGCTGCAGATAAATGCGAAGAGATGGAAGAGGGCTACATTCAGTGCTCCCAGTTCCTTTATG GTGTTCAGGAGAAGTTGGGTGTAATGAACAAGGGGACAGTTTACACTCTGTGGGATTATGAAGCTCAGAACCAGGACGAGCTGTCATTCAGCGAGGGGGATGCCATCACCATCCTGCGACGGCAGGACGACAGTGAAACGGAGTGGTGGTGGGCTCGACTCGAGGACAATGAGGGCTACGTGCCTCGTAACCTGTTGGGG CTCTATCCTAGGATCAAGCCTCGCCAGCGCTCCCTGGCATAG
- the ppp1r13bb gene encoding protein phosphatase 1, regulatory subunit 13Bb isoform X4 — protein MMPMILTVYLSDGEQAVTEVPITPETTCRDVVEFCKEPGESGCHLAEVWRGNERAIPFEHMMYEHLQKWGPRKQEVKFFLRHEDSPTESSDQGSQQSQDQTSRRSGNTGEKHNENGVGNQRVELTLSELQEMANRQQQQIEAQQQMLVAKEQRLRYLKQQERRQQQTVSEADKLQRLKDRVESQEAKLKKIRAMRGQVDYSKVINGNLSAEIEQVSGLFQEKQAELQAAVLRVEQLSLQLEDLRRGKLNGIQTALGGQVTGTAALELRKLYQELQIRNKLNQEQNSKLQQQKELLNKRNMEVTLMDKRISELRERLYKKKAEARQKENLPLNRANGPPSPQPAPGTLGRVAAVGPYIQVPVPGRQEGSYNIPPDPLKPQTLGVNNQSNHGRPKSDGVRKPPGPWKVSDLDIVVDPVPPPLPESHPGASTGSDGTSPNEASWSTLGKSGSTLKTPERRDSGTDTQAKSPSGSPVTPSADKVLDPKMAISSPAISKPQPPPYGSHLTSASSASSLDRRKDAPPPPRPLPNPPAPAWPRTSPSTGSSSQQIQQRISVPPSPTFQPNPPLFPPGLSERLDPPPAVAVRPFMPDRGSRPQSPRKGPPTVNSSSIYHMYLQQAAPKSQPLKPALKAVYGKPVLPSSSTPPSPLPYAQTGAFPMLQGHPSGEDTLDGEFDDHEGFPHLEPSAPPPSVENIPRPLSPTKLTPMVHSPLRYQSDIDLEVLRKKLANAPRPLKKRSSITEPEGPSGPNIQKLLYQRFNTLAGGIEGNGVSGSGGGSGAGSGMPFYQPANPPGYLGGDSVADTDNGNLPSDLLLPAPPVAEELGSEAAPPSTDANDNEPLPLAAEGLGDPSEDEGPEEEEEDDDDDDDDDNNNNVGNSELLLPSPVLEVSTPEESGLVGSQALEKRTNLKKPNSERTGHGFRVKFNPLALLLDASLEGEFDLVQRIIYEVENPSTPNDEGITPLHNAVCAGHHHIVKFLLDFGVNVNAADSDGWTPLHCAASCNSVHLCKLLVESGAAIFASTISDVETAADKCEEMEEGYIQCSQFLYGVQEKLGVMNKGTVYTLWDYEAQNQDELSFSEGDAITILRRQDDSETEWWWARLEDNEGYVPRNLLGLYPRIKPRQRSLA, from the exons ATGATGCCG aTGATATTAACGGTGTACCTCAGTGATGGGGAACAGGCTGTGACTGAGGTGCCAATCACCCCCGAGACAACGTGCCGTGATGTTGTCGAGTTCTGCAAGGAGCCTGGTGAGAGCGGCTGCCACCTGGCTGAGGTCTGGAGAGGCAACG AGCGTGCAATCCCTTTTGAGCATATGATGTATGAACATTTGCAAAAATGGGGCCCTCGTAAGCAAGAGGTCAAGTTCTTCCTCCGCCATGAAGACTCACCTACTGAGAGCAGTGATCAAG GGAGTCAGCAGTCTCAGGATCAGACGAGTCGCAGAAGTGgaaacactggagagaagcaCAATGAGAATGGG GTGGGGAATCAGCGCGTTGAGCTCACGCTGTCAGAGCTGCAAGAGATGGCCAatcggcagcagcagcaaatcgAGGCTCAGCAGCAGATGCTTGTTGCAAAG GAGCAACGTTTGCGGTacctgaagcagcaggagcggcGTCAGCAGCAAACGGTGTCTGAGGCCGACAAGCTGCAGAGGCTAAAGGACCGTGTGGAGAGCCAGGAGGCGAAGCTCAAAAAGATTCGGGCAATGAGAGGCCAGGTGGACTACAGCAAGGTCATCAACGGCAACTTGT CGGCAGAGATCGAGCAAGTTAGCGGCCTGTTCCAAGAGAAGCAGGCAGAGTTGCAGGCCGCTGTGCTGAGGGtagagcagctcagcctgcagctggaggaccTGCGCAGAGGAAAGCTTAACGGCATACAGACAGCCCTGGGAGGACAAGTGACTGGCACCGCTGCTTTAGAGCTGCGGAAACTCTACCAGGAGCTCCAG ATCCGGAACAAGTTGAACCAGGAGCAAAACAGcaagctgcagcaacagaaGGAGCTACTGAACAAGCGCAACATGGAAGTGACACTCATGGACAAGCGAATCAGCGAGCTGCGGGAACGCCTATATAAGAAAAAAGCTGAGGCACGTCAAAAAGAGAACCTCCCT CTAAACAGGGCCAATGGGCCTCCCTCTCCCCAGCCCGCCCCTGGGACCCTGGGCCGGGTTGCTGCTGTTGGGCCATACATCCAAGTTCCTGTACCGGGCcgacaggagggaagctacaatATACCACCTGATCCACTGAAGCCCCAGACGCTGGGCGTGAATAATCAATCCAACCATGGCCGCCCCAAGTCAG ACGGTGTGCGAAAGCCTCCCGGCCCTTGGAAGGTGTCTGATTTAGACATCGTTGTGGACCCGGTACCCCCGCCCCTTCCAGAATCGCACCCCGGAGCCTCCACTGGCTCTGACGGCACGTCCC CTAATGAAGCTAGTTGGTCTACCTTAGGCAAAAGCGGATCAACACTTAAGACTCCAGAGAGAAGAGACTCAGGGACTGATACCCAGGCAAAGAGTCCCTCAGGCTCCCCTGTCACTCCAAGTGCAGACAag GTGCTAGATCCCAAAATGGCCATATCTTCCCCCGCCATATCTAAGCCACAGCCACCTCCCTATGGCTCCCACCTTACCTCTGCAAGCTCAGCAAGCTCTTTGGATCGTCGCAAGGatgcccctcctccccctcgcccACTTCCAAACCCGCCAGCTCCTGCTTGGCCCCGTACTTCCCCATCCACAGGCTCATCCTCGCAGCAGATTCAACAGCGTATCTCTGTGCCGCCAAGCCCCACCTTCCAGCCTAATCCACCGCTTTTCCCTCCGGGGCTGAGCGAGCGACTGGACCCCCCCCCAGCTGTGGCAGTACGCCCCTTCATGCCAGACAGAGGGTCACGACCTCAGTCGCCCCGTAAGGGCCCGCCTACCGTGAACTCAAGCTCCATCTATCACATGTACCTCCAGCAGGCAGCGCCAAAAAGCCAGCCCCTCAAGCCAGCTCTGAAAGCAG TATATGGGAAACCTGTTCTCCCCTCCAGTTCAACTCCCCCATCACCTCTGCCATACGCTCAGACAGGAGCCTTCCCAATGCTCCAAGGCCACCCCAGTGGTGAGGACACTTTAGATGGAGAATTTGATGATCATGAGGGCTTCCCTCACCTGGAGCCATCGGCACCGCCTCCCAGCGTAGAGAACATCCCCAGACCACTCAGTCCGACTAAGCTAACACCTATGGTACACTCCCCTCTGCGCTACCAAAGTGACATTGATCTTGAGGTGCTCCGTAAAAAGCTGGCCAATGCCCCAAGACCCCTCAAGAAGCGTAGCTCCATAACAGAACCAGAAGGCCCAAGTGGACCCAACATCCAAAAGCTGCTTTACCAGAGATTCAACACTTTAGCGGGAGGTATAGAGGGAAATGGAGTCAGTGGGTCCGGAGGTGGAAGTGGCGCAGGTAGCGGAATGCCATTTTATCAGCCTGCAAATCCTCCTGGATATCTGGGAGGTGACTCTGTTGCTGACACAGACAATGGCAACCTGCCCTCTGACTTGCTCCTGCCAGCACCACCAGTGGCGGAGGAGCTGGGCTCTGAGGCGGCACCCCCATCTACTGACGCTAATGACAATGAGCCGCTGCCCTTAGCAGCAGAAGGGCTAGGGGACCCCTCTGAAGATGAAggacctgaggaggaggaggaggatgatgatgatgacgatgatgatgacaacaacaacaatgttgGGAACTCTGAGTTGCTGCTTCCCAGCCCTGTGCTGGAGGTCTCCACTCCAGAAGAAAGCGGCCTAGTAGGCTCACAGGCACTG GAGAAACGCACAAACTTGAAGAAGCCAAACTCTGAGCGCACTGGCCATGGCTTTCGAGTGAAATTCAACCCTCTGGCCCTTCTACTGGATGCTTCATTGGAGGGGGAATTTGACCTTGTCCAGAGGATAATCTATGAG gtggAGAATCCAAGCACTCCCAATGATGAAGGCATCACACCTCTTCACAATGCGGTGTGTGCAGGTCATCATCACATAGTCAAGTTCCTGCTGGATTTTGGTGTGAATGTCAATGCagcagacagtgatggatg GACTCCACTTCACTGTGCCGCCTCCTGTAACAGTGTTCATTTGTGCAAGTTGTTGGTTGAGTCAGGAGCAGCCATATTTGCCAGCACCATTAGTGATGTGGAAACTGCTGCAGATAAATGCGAAGAGATGGAAGAGGGCTACATTCAGTGCTCCCAGTTCCTTTATG GTGTTCAGGAGAAGTTGGGTGTAATGAACAAGGGGACAGTTTACACTCTGTGGGATTATGAAGCTCAGAACCAGGACGAGCTGTCATTCAGCGAGGGGGATGCCATCACCATCCTGCGACGGCAGGACGACAGTGAAACGGAGTGGTGGTGGGCTCGACTCGAGGACAATGAGGGCTACGTGCCTCGTAACCTGTTGGGG CTCTATCCTAGGATCAAGCCTCGCCAGCGCTCCCTGGCATAG